The following are encoded in a window of Ruminiclostridium herbifermentans genomic DNA:
- a CDS encoding ABC transporter ATP-binding protein: MNELLSIKNLSKNYNHFTLDSISFSLPEGYIMGLIGPNGAGKTTTIKLILNMLKKSSGDIKIFGKDHILEEKEIKQNLGVVFDSNYFVDEWKMADVEKAIGKFYINWSTSKFYYYLDRFKVNKSKRVKELSKGMQMKLMLACAFSYDAKLLILDEPTSGLDPVSRDELLDILSEFIKDGKRSVLFSTHITSDLDKIADYITFLNEGKLLYSGLKDKFIKSFSIVKGEIKELTSDLKQSLISLRESATGFEGLIYTNDLPKGSSVNTEPATIDDIIVFINRRGA, translated from the coding sequence ATGAATGAACTGCTAAGTATAAAAAATTTATCCAAAAACTATAATCATTTTACATTAGATAGTATTAGCTTCAGCCTACCAGAGGGTTATATTATGGGCCTTATCGGACCAAATGGTGCTGGCAAAACCACAACTATTAAATTAATATTAAATATGCTTAAAAAGTCTTCCGGAGATATTAAAATATTTGGTAAGGATCACATTTTGGAAGAAAAAGAAATCAAGCAGAATTTAGGCGTTGTTTTTGATTCTAACTACTTTGTTGATGAATGGAAAATGGCAGATGTAGAAAAAGCTATAGGCAAGTTTTACATAAATTGGAGCACAAGTAAATTTTATTATTACCTAGATAGGTTTAAGGTAAATAAATCAAAGAGAGTAAAAGAACTTTCCAAAGGTATGCAGATGAAACTAATGTTAGCCTGCGCATTCTCCTATGATGCTAAATTATTAATTTTAGATGAGCCAACTAGTGGATTAGATCCAGTATCAAGAGATGAATTGTTGGATATACTTTCTGAATTTATTAAAGACGGCAAGCGTAGTGTTTTATTTTCAACACATATTACATCTGACTTGGATAAAATAGCTGATTATATTACATTTCTTAATGAAGGAAAACTGTTATATTCTGGTTTAAAAGATAAATTTATCAAATCTTTTTCCATTGTGAAAGGTGAAATCAAAGAACTAACGAGTGATTTAAAACAATCTCTAATCAGTTTGCGAGAATCTGCAACTGGTTTTGAAGGACTTATTTATACTAATGATTTACCTAAGGGGTCATCAGTTAATACGGAGCCTGCAACTATAGATGATATTATAGTTTTTATAAACAGGAGAGGAGCATAA
- a CDS encoding ABC-2 transporter permease: MTDIIKSTLLDAYLLKYYKKSICFVLLIPVFFVLINRSLISGISFSMTFMAMTSGYTFSISEKNNMNRLYGILPASKSDMVIGRYFLLLCLGIFTLLFSLIMDSIALNAINVSITIGDIVASSLVGICLYIIYISFQLPGYYKFGPIRGRAFMYIPIVGFLAILLILDKKNADFSFVFRFISENPLLFIICLLILLIGLYASSIIISTHILKNKED, translated from the coding sequence ATGACAGACATAATAAAAAGTACTTTGCTAGATGCTTATCTGTTGAAATATTATAAGAAATCCATTTGTTTTGTACTTTTAATACCTGTTTTCTTTGTATTAATTAATCGTTCTTTAATATCTGGTATATCATTTTCTATGACTTTTATGGCTATGACATCAGGTTATACCTTCAGTATATCAGAGAAAAACAATATGAATCGACTTTATGGTATTTTACCTGCTTCTAAATCTGACATGGTCATAGGAAGATACTTTCTTCTTCTATGTTTAGGAATTTTTACATTATTGTTTTCTTTGATTATGGATTCCATTGCGTTAAATGCTATAAATGTTTCAATAACTATTGGTGATATAGTAGCATCTAGTTTAGTTGGAATTTGTTTATATATCATTTACATAAGCTTTCAATTACCAGGTTACTATAAATTTGGTCCTATTAGGGGTCGTGCATTTATGTATATCCCAATTGTGGGGTTTCTAGCAATCCTTTTAATACTGGATAAGAAAAACGCTGATTTCTCCTTTGTATTTAGATTTATAAGCGAAAATCCCCTGTTATTTATTATATGTTTATTAATTTTACTTATTGGGCTATATGCTAGTTCTATTATTATAAGTACCCATATATTAAAAAATAAAGAAGATTAA
- a CDS encoding diacylglycerol/lipid kinase family protein — translation MQHIFIINPKAGKGKALEMIPIIREYFKDKAEKFIIQITDHPGHATEIARKYSAIEDCRIYSVGGDGTINEVVNGIAGTQSALGVIPAGSGNDFIRSLTSAYDIKDILVRTIKGEEKSIDLGKVNDNYFINISSIGFDADVVFNADKFKKVPGITGSMAYVISIIYTVIKKKFCKVKINIDDRRMENKILLAAIANGRFYGGGMLAAPEAKIDDGLFDICLVSEASRFKILRLFPMYIKGQHGKLDEVEFLRGKKIQIESDEVLSLNIDGEIFSSSKIAFEIIEKGIKVVVPAI, via the coding sequence ATGCAACATATTTTTATTATTAACCCAAAGGCTGGAAAAGGGAAGGCCCTTGAGATGATACCGATTATACGAGAGTATTTCAAGGATAAAGCTGAGAAATTCATAATACAAATTACAGACCATCCGGGTCATGCAACGGAGATTGCAAGAAAGTATTCTGCTATTGAAGATTGCAGGATTTATTCTGTTGGTGGAGATGGAACTATAAATGAGGTTGTAAATGGGATTGCAGGAACACAGTCAGCATTAGGCGTTATACCAGCAGGGTCTGGAAATGATTTTATACGGAGTTTAACTTCTGCATATGACATAAAGGATATACTAGTTAGAACAATTAAGGGAGAAGAAAAAAGCATTGACTTAGGTAAGGTTAATGACAATTATTTTATAAATATATCATCAATAGGGTTTGATGCTGATGTTGTTTTTAATGCTGATAAATTCAAAAAGGTTCCAGGAATTACAGGAAGTATGGCATATGTAATTTCAATTATTTATACCGTTATTAAAAAGAAATTTTGTAAAGTAAAGATAAATATTGATGATAGGAGAATGGAGAATAAAATACTTCTTGCAGCTATTGCAAATGGCAGATTTTATGGTGGTGGCATGCTTGCTGCACCTGAGGCAAAAATTGATGATGGACTATTTGATATTTGCTTAGTAAGTGAAGCAAGTAGATTTAAGATTTTGAGGTTATTTCCTATGTATATTAAAGGACAACATGGGAAATTAGATGAAGTTGAGTTTTTGAGAGGGAAAAAAATTCAAATAGAAAGTGACGAAGTACTTAGTTTAAACATAGACGGTGAAATATTTTCCTCTAGTAAAATAGCTTTTGAAATAATTGAAAAGGGAATAAAGGTGGTTGTGCCAGCTATTTAA